The Sesamum indicum cultivar Zhongzhi No. 13 linkage group LG2, S_indicum_v1.0, whole genome shotgun sequence genome contains a region encoding:
- the LOC105155951 gene encoding acetylornithine deacetylase, which translates to MAAAGVKQALGDLNKDAFVTLLSKLIGESKYVQNNPPDLIPEEDRIVRHVLDVLRPLSTATGGGPLVINHVAYKPNRGNLIVEYPGTQPGKILSFVGMHMDVVTAIPSEWDFDPFSLSIDGDKLRGRGTTDCLGHVALVAELMRRLGETKPQLKSTVVAVFIASEENSSIPGVGVDALVKDKLLDKLKQGPLFWIDTADKQPCIGTGGMIPWKLHVSGKLFHSGLAHKAINPLELAMEALKEIQSRFYRDFPPHQNEKVYGFATPSTMKPTQWSYPGGGINQIPAECTVCGDVRLTPFYSVTDVMKKLQEYVEDLNANIEKLDIRGPVSKYVLPDEDLRGRLTISFDEAMSGVACNLDSRGFHVLCKATEEVVGHVKPYSITGSLPLIRELQEEGFDVQTSGYGLMATYHAKNEYCLLSDMCQGYGVFVSIISQLED; encoded by the exons ATGGCTGCCGCAGGTGTAAAACAAGCTCTAGGAGACCTAAACAAGGACGCTTTCGTGACCCTTTTGTCGAAGCTGATCGGTGAATCGAAGTACGTGCAGAACAACCCGCCAGACCTCATTCCGGAGGAGGACCGGATCGTCAGGCACGTCCTTGACGTCCTCCGCCCCTTAAGCACCGCCACTGGCGGTGGACCGCTTGTCATCAACCATGTGGCCTACAAGCCCAACAGGGGAAATCTCATTGTCGAGTACCCTGGAACCCAGCCCGGCAAAATTTTGTCATTCGTTGGCATGCACATGGATGTGGTCACTGCCATCCCTTCTGAATgg GATTTTGACCCTTTTTCTTTGAGCATCGATGGAGACAAACTTAGAGGGCGTGGAACTACTGATTGTTTGGGACACGTTGCTCTTGTAGCTGAACTAATGAGGAGGCTGGGGGAGACAAAGCCTCAACTGAAGTCAACTGTTGTTGCTGTCTTTATTGCCAGTGAAGAAAATTCATCTATCCCTGGAGTAGGGGTTGATGCATTAGTGAAGGACAAATTGCTTGACAAATTAAAGCAAGGACCTCT GTTTTGGATTGATACAGCAGATAAACAGCCTTGCATTGGCACCGGTGGTATGATACCATGGAAGCTTCATGTTTCTGGAAAGCTTTTTCATAGTGGTCTAGCCCACAAG GCTATCAATCCCTTGGAGCTAGCTATGGAAGCTCTTAAAGAGATCCAGTCACGGTTTTACCGAGACTTTCCACCccatcaaaatgaaaaagtttatGGATTTGCAACACCCTCAACTATGAAACCAACCCAGTGGAGTT ATCCAGGAGGTGGCATCAATCAAATTCCAGCCGAATGTACAGTTTGTGGAGATGTTag GTTGACTCCATTTTATAG TGTAACTGATGTAATGAAGAAGCTCCAGGAATATGTTGAAGACTTGAATGCCAACATAGAAAAGTTGGACATACGAGGACCTGTTTCAAAGTATGTCCTACCAGATGAGGACCTCAGGGGAAg ATTGACTATTAGTTTTGATGAAGCAATGTCTGGAGTGGCTTGCAATCTTGATTCACGTGGCTTCCATGTGTTATGTAAAGCTACAGAAGAGGTGGTTGGCCATGTAAAACCCTATTCTATTACCGGTAGCTTGCCGCTCATACGGGAATTGCAG GAAGAGGGTTTTGATGTGCAAACTTCTGGCTACG GCCTAATGGCTACATACCATGCCAAGAATGAGTATTGCCTTCTCTCTGACATGTGCCAAGGCTATGGGGTCTTTGTTAGTATCATCTCACAGTTAGAAGATTGA